A single Ziziphus jujuba cultivar Dongzao chromosome 11, ASM3175591v1 DNA region contains:
- the LOC107431547 gene encoding 4-alpha-glucanotransferase DPE2 isoform X2 has protein sequence MANVGLFRGTEPLESVNVTFRLPYYTQWGQSLLVCGSEALLGSWNVKKGLLLSPVHQGDELVWYGTIAVPKGFRCEYSYYVVDDDKNILRWEMGKKRPLSLPRGIRHPEVVELHDLWQTGADALSSRSAFKDVIFRKSWSLTVERPLEVIENKFDQEGSILVHFKICCPYIEENTSIYVIGSSSNLGQWKVQNGLKLSYSGESVWHADCVLQKVFLFLDGCSTYKYCKYSSGENFTVETGPNRDLSLESSKAQPRCIVVSDGMLREMPWRGAGVAIPMFSVRSEDDLGVGEFIDLKLLVDWAVESGFHLVQLLPMNDTSVHGMWWDSYPYSSLSVFALHPLYLRVQALSENIPEDVKLEIQEAKEKLDGKDVGYEAVMSSKLSIAKKVFSQEKDIILNSQLFQKFFSENEDWLKPYAAFCFLRDFFETSDHSQWGRFSYYSKDKLEKLVSRDTLQYDVICFHYYIQFHLHLQLSEAADYARSKGVVLKGDLPIGVDRNSVDTWVYPNLFRMNTSTGAPPDYFDKNGQNWGFPTYNWEEMSKDNFGWWRARLTQMAKYFTAYRIDHILGFFRIWELPEHAMTGLVGKFRPSIPLSQEELENEGIWDFNRLSQPYIRQKFLQDKFGAYWTSIASNFLNEYEKNCYEFKEDCNTEKKIASKLKTISGRSLLESEDKIRRDLFDLLQNIVLIRDPEDARKFHPRFNLEDSSSFHDLDDHSKNILKKFYYDYYFHRQENLWRQNALKTLPVLLNSSDMLACGEDLGLIPSCVHPVMQELGLIGLRIQRMPSEPGLEFGIPSQYNYMTVCAPSCHDCSTLRAWWEEDEERRKRYFKTMVGSDTLPPRQCLPDIAYFIIKQHVEAPSMWAIFPLQDLLALKDEYTTRPATEETINDPTNPKHYWRYRVHVTMESLIKDKELIGIIKDVVRGSGRLHSENETQQQQQQLIHQVANANGVGTNFNVDPLAVR, from the exons ATGGCCAACGTGGGATTGTTTCGTGGAACCGAGCCTTTAGAATCGGTGAATGTGACGTTCAGATTACCATATTACACGCAATGGGGTCAAAGCCTGCTGGTATGCGGTTCTGAAGCCTTGCTTGGTTCCTGGAATGTGAAGAAGGGTCTGTTACTGAGCCCTGTTCATCAAGGTGATGAGCTTGTCTGGTATGGTACCATTGCGGTTCCTAAAGGCTTCAGATGCGAGTACAGTTATTATGTGGTGGATGATGATAAAAATATTCTGAGATGGGAGATGGGAAAGAAGCGTCCACTGTCGCTGCCTCGGGGAATTCGACATCCGGAGGTGGTAGAGCTACATGATCTTTGGCAG ACTGGTGCTGATGCGCTTTCTTCCCGAAGTGCCTTTAAAGATGTCATCTTTCGGAAAAGTTGGAGTTTGACTGTAGAGAGGCCTCTAGAAGTCATTGAAAATAAGTTTGACCAAGAAG GTTCAATTCTTGTCCACTTCAAAATCTGCTGTCCTTACATTGAAGAAAACACATCG ATTTATGTTATCGGTAGCTCCTCTAATTTGGGGCAGTGGAAGGTTCAAAATGGGCTCAAACTAAGCTATTCTGGTGAATCGGTTTGGCATGCAGACTGTGTGTTGCAAAAGG TCTTTCTCTTCCTTGACGGCTGCTCCACATACAAGTACTGTAAATACAGCAGCGGAGAAAACTTTACTGTGGAAACTGGTCCTAATCGAGACCTCTCTCTTGAATCCTCAAAGGCTCAACCAAGATGCATTGTCGTGTCAGATGGAATGTTGCGG GAAATGCCTTGGCGAGGTGCTGGCGTAGCAATCCCCATGTTCTCTGTTAGATCAGAAGATGATCTTGGAGTTGGAGAGTTTATTGACCTAAAGCTACTAGTTGATTGGGCTGTCGAGTCTGGATTCCATCTGGTTCAGCTTTTACCAATGAATGATACATCAGTACATGGGATGTGGTGGGATTCCTATCCCTACAG CTCACTTTCTGTATTTGCATTACATCCATTATACTTGAGGGTACAAGCACTTTCAGAAAATATACCTGAGGATGTCAAG CTAGAGATTCAGGAGGCAAAAGAAAAGCTGGATGGAAAg GATGTTGGCTATGAGGCCGTGATGAGTTCTAAACTTTCAATTGCCAAGAAAGTTTTTTCACAAGAGAAGGATATAATACTTAACTCCCAGTTGtttcagaaatttttttctgaaaacGAG GATTGGTTAAAACCATATGCAGCCTTCTGTTTTTTGCGTGACTTCTTTGAAACATCTGATCACAGCCAATGGGGTCGATTTTCTTATTATTCAAAAGATAAG CTTGAGAAACTTGTCTCAAGAGACACCTTGCAGTATGATGTTATCTGCTTCCATTATTATATCCAATTTCATCTGCACTTACAA TTGTCAGAAGCTGCGGATTATGCTAGAAGTAAAGGAGTAGTATTGAAAGGTGATCTCCCTATTGGTGTTGACAGAAATAGTGTAGATACCTGGGTATACCCAAATTTGTTCCGCATGAACACATCTACTGGAGCTCCCCCagattattttgataaaaatgggCAGAACTGGGGATTTCCTACTTATAATTGGGAGGAAATGTCAAAAGACAATTTTGGTTGGTGGCGTGCTCGTCTAACTCAG ATGGCAAAATACTTTACAGCGTACAGGATTGATCATATATTGGGATTCTTCCGAATCTGGGAGCTTCCTGAACATGCCATGACTGGACTAGTTGGGAAGTTCAGACCTTCCATACCTCTAAGTCAG GAAGAACTAGAGAATGAAGGCATATGGGACTTTAATCGCTTGAGCCAACCATATATTCGGCAGAAATTCTTGCAG GACAAGTTTGGAGCATATTGGACTTCTATTGCTTCAAATTTTCTAAATGAATATGAAAAGAACTGCTATGAG ttTAAGGAGGACTGTAACACAGAGAAAAAAATTGCATCCAAGCTGAAGACAATTTCAGGAAGGTCTTTATTGGAGAGTGAAGACAAAATACGGCGTGATCTCTTTGATCTTCTACAG AATATAGTTCTTATTAGAGATCCAGAGGATGCAAGGAAATTCCATCCCCGCTTCAATCTTGAAGATAGTTCAAGTTTTCATGATTTGGATGACCACAG caaaaatattctgaaaaaattttattatgactACTATTTCCATCGGCAAGAGAATCTCTGGCGGCAAAATGCTCTGAAGACGCTGCCTGTTCTCCTGAACTCGTCAGATATGCTTGCCTGTGGGGAAGATCTTGGCCTCATTCCTTCTTGTGTTCATCCT GTTATGCAAGAATTAGGGTTGATAGGTTTACGCATCCAACGTATGCCCAGTGAACCTGGTTTGGAGTTTGGTATTCCTTCTCAGTACAACTATATGACG GTGTGTGCTCCGTCTTGCCATGACTGCTCAACCCTGCGTGCTTGGtgggaagaagatgaagaaagaaggaaacGATATTTCAAGACAATGGTTGGATCTGACACGTTGCCGCCCAGACAGTGTCTCCCAGATATTGCCTATTTCATCATAAAGCAACATGTTGAGGCTCCGTCTATGTGGGCGATTTTCCCTCTTCag GATTTGTTGGCATTGAAAGATGAATACACAACACGCCCTGCAACAGAGGAGACTATCAATGACCCAACAAATCCGAAGCACTACTGGAGATACC GAGTTCATGTGACAATGGAGTCATTGATCAAAGACAAGGAACTGATTGGTATCATCAAAGATGTTGTGCGTGGGAGTGGACGCTTACATTCTGAAAATGAAACgcagcaacagcagcagcaacTGATACATCAGGTTGCCAATGCCAATGGAGTTGGAACAAACTTCAATGTAGACCCTCTTGCCGTTCGCTAA